In Sorghum bicolor cultivar BTx623 chromosome 8, Sorghum_bicolor_NCBIv3, whole genome shotgun sequence, one genomic interval encodes:
- the LOC8063266 gene encoding myosin-binding protein 7 has protein sequence MADVGEPPPSLCPLCGHPAPFSVSPAASAASANASPARLPLKRRTPPVPEAPPAVVRVEIGDEAAALREALARQQAALADVQAELDAERGAAAGAASEAMTMILRLQREKAEAMMEARQFRRYAEEKMAHDAAELAALEEALSKREAAGTRALQGQTPRHPGGVALSTGGSTPRRPSATPRHPPSSPSPVASSGGGGYYPPLRCCIDHPPTASEADALETPRDQLTRLAHRVHLLERGATPMAAANTTPIIRVAPGSAFPRQARAYSDDSLDLYDGDCFPDDDCGASDRVYTVDAIHGAPLAVPEGGSYGGGGTPMGSDCGYGGAPWTEDEEVRRLSARMQALEADRESMRQAIISMGTEKAQVTLLKEIAQKLCKEAAAPPVPAAVAQQSFYKGGNTQPAMTVTVRPPRHPPVLMQRKVVQRQPSLFAAVVKWVTSIMWWRKKSSRVKYPIGQCGNNVGLLLLLDKAPRAGPGQGHQRPPKKI, from the exons atggccgacgtcgGCGAGCCCCCTCCCTCGCTCTGCCCGTTATGCGGCCACCCCGCACCCTTCTCCGTTTCCCCGGCGGCGTCTGCGGCGTCGGCCAACGCGTCCCCCGCGAGGCTGCCGCTGAAGCGGAGGACACCACCCGTACCCGAGGCGCCACCCGCGGTGGTGCGGGTGGAGATCGGGGACGAGGCCGCGGCGCTGCGCGAGGCGTTGGCGCGGCAGCAAGCCGCGCTCGCCGACGTCCAGGCGGAGCTCGACGCGGAGCGCGGGGCCGCGGCCGGCGCCGCCAGCGAGGCCATGACCATGATCCTCCGCCTGCAGCGCGAGAAGGCCGAGGCCATGATGGAGGCGCGCCAGTTCCGGCGCTACGCCGAGGAGAAGATGGCCCACGACGCCGCCGAGCTCGCGGCCCTCGAGGAGGCGCTCTCCAAGCGCGAGGCCGCCGGGACGCGGGCGCTCCAGGGCCAGACTCCCCGCCACCCTGGCGGCGTCGCGCTGTCGACGGGGGGCTCCACCCCGCGCCGCCCCTCCGCCACGCCGCGCCACCCGCCCTCCTCGCCGTCCCCCGTGGCCTCGTCCGGAGGCGGAGGGTACTACCCGCCTCTGCGGTGCTGCATCGACCACCCGCCCACCGCGTCGGaggcagacgcgctcgagacccCGCGGGATCAGCTCACCCGCCTCGCCCACCGCGTCCACCTCCTGGAGCGCGGCGCGaccccgatggccgccgccaacaCCACGCCCATCATACGCGTCGCGCCGGGATCCGCGTTCCCGCGCCAAGCGCGCGCCTACTCCGACGACAGCCTCGACCTGTACGACGGCGACTGCTTCCCGGACGACGATTGCGGCGCCAGCGACCGGGTATACACCGTGGACGCCATCCACGGGGCACCCCTGGCGGTTCCTGAGGGCGGCTCCTACGGCGGCGGTGGCACGCCGATGGGGAGCGACTGCGGCTACGGCGGCGCTCCGTGGACGGAAGACGAGGAGGTGCGGCGCCTCAGCGCGCGGATGCAGGCGTTGGAGGCGGACCGTGAGTCGATGAGGCAGGCCATCATCTCCATGGGGACCGAGAAGGCGCAGGTCACGCTGCTCAAGGAGATCGCGCAGAAGCTCTGCAAGGAGGCGGCGGCACCACCCGTTCCTGCGGCAGTGGCGCAGCAGAGCTTCTACAAAGGGGGCAACACGCAGCCGGCCATGACCGTCACTGTGCGACCACCACGGCACCCGCCGGTGCTTATGCAAAGGAAGGTGGTGCAGAGGCAGCCATCACTCTTTGCTGCAGTGGTCAAG TGGGTTACATCAATCATGTGGTGGCGAAAGAAATCATCCCGCGTCAA GTACCCGATTGGGCAGTGCGGCAACAATGTGGGGCTGCTTCTGCTGCTCGATAAGGCTCCCAGGGCAGGCCCAGGACAGGGGCATCAGAGGCCTCCCAAGAAAATCTAA